The following proteins come from a genomic window of Novosphingobium sp. P6W:
- a CDS encoding sodium:proton antiporter has translation MPSFASPEPYIVIMTGLGVLIALVAWLPLALKKLPLSLPIICIGIGAAVFLLPAVSLRPLPMLHPHITERFAEFVVIIALMGAGLKIDRVFGWRRWAVTWRLLGITMPLGILLITVMATLTLEVTWAVALLLAASLAPTDPVLAADVQVGPPKTGDEDEVRFGLTSEAGLNDGAAFPFVHLAILLAAALPAGKLWVGEWIGYRVLWEVGGGIVGGWLVGRLFGWLTFRIPAETKLAKTGDGLIALSATFVSYGLTEMVHVYGFLSVFVTALTFRHAHRDHDFQSEMHALTEQIERIAMMVLLILFGGALVSGLLAHVGWADVGVAAAILLVIRPLTGWLGLLGYPADAGEKMTLAFFGIRGVGSIYYLAFGINHMPVPQAERLWGIVGLVVLFSILLHGLTVTPIMRSLDRRRGVDPEAQQLPPPGLRRGS, from the coding sequence ATGCCTTCATTCGCATCGCCCGAGCCCTACATCGTCATCATGACCGGCCTCGGCGTGCTCATCGCCCTGGTCGCCTGGTTGCCACTCGCGTTGAAAAAGTTGCCACTGTCTCTGCCGATCATCTGCATCGGTATCGGAGCCGCCGTCTTCCTGCTCCCGGCGGTCTCGCTGCGGCCTCTCCCGATGCTTCACCCGCACATCACCGAGCGTTTTGCCGAATTTGTCGTCATCATCGCCCTTATGGGCGCCGGCCTGAAAATTGACCGGGTGTTTGGTTGGCGGCGCTGGGCAGTCACCTGGCGGCTGCTCGGGATCACGATGCCGCTCGGCATTCTGCTGATCACTGTCATGGCGACCTTGACGTTAGAGGTGACCTGGGCTGTCGCCCTGCTGCTAGCGGCAAGTCTCGCGCCGACCGACCCGGTTCTGGCCGCGGATGTCCAGGTGGGGCCACCCAAAACCGGCGATGAAGACGAGGTCCGCTTCGGCCTCACTTCAGAGGCCGGACTCAACGATGGCGCAGCCTTTCCGTTTGTGCATCTCGCCATCCTGCTCGCCGCCGCGCTGCCCGCCGGCAAGCTATGGGTTGGAGAATGGATCGGCTACCGCGTGCTGTGGGAAGTCGGCGGCGGCATCGTGGGTGGATGGCTGGTGGGGCGCCTGTTCGGGTGGCTCACATTCCGCATCCCCGCCGAGACCAAGCTCGCCAAGACGGGCGATGGCCTTATCGCCCTGTCTGCAACTTTTGTATCCTATGGACTGACGGAGATGGTGCACGTCTATGGCTTCCTGTCGGTTTTCGTGACGGCGCTTACCTTCCGGCATGCGCACCGCGATCACGACTTCCAAAGCGAAATGCACGCCCTTACCGAGCAGATCGAACGGATAGCGATGATGGTCCTGCTCATCCTTTTCGGAGGCGCTTTGGTCAGCGGTCTGCTCGCCCATGTTGGCTGGGCCGACGTGGGCGTTGCTGCGGCAATCTTGCTGGTCATTCGCCCCCTCACCGGGTGGCTTGGGCTTTTGGGGTATCCGGCTGATGCCGGCGAGAAAATGACCCTTGCCTTCTTTGGCATCCGCGGTGTGGGTTCGATCTACTATCTCGCATTCGGCATCAACCATATGCCTGTGCCGCAAGCGGAGAGGCTGTGGGGTATCGTCGGGCTCGTCGTGCTGTTCTCGATCCTGCTCCACGGTTTGACGGTGACGCCGATCATGCGGTCGCTGGATCGCCGCCGCGGTGTCGACCCCGAGGCGCAGCAGCTTCCTCCCCCGGGGCTGCGACGCGGGAGCTGA
- a CDS encoding thiol-disulfide oxidoreductase DCC family protein: MPEAQPIILFDGECVLCSANAQFILTHDKARRYRLAPMQGAVGAALFRKHGVDPNDPDTILVIDGDRVLRDSDAVLSIYTGLGWPWRIAGLALLMPRWLRDPAYRWVARHRYRIFGRRETCWIPNAEHADRIM; encoded by the coding sequence ATGCCTGAAGCGCAGCCCATCATCCTGTTCGACGGAGAATGTGTGCTTTGTTCGGCCAACGCACAGTTCATTCTGACCCATGACAAAGCCCGCCGTTATCGCCTCGCACCGATGCAGGGCGCAGTCGGCGCGGCATTGTTCCGTAAGCACGGTGTCGATCCCAATGACCCGGATACCATCCTGGTGATCGATGGTGACCGAGTATTACGGGACAGCGATGCAGTGCTGTCGATCTATACAGGCCTTGGATGGCCATGGCGCATTGCCGGGCTGGCACTGCTGATGCCGCGCTGGCTGCGCGATCCAGCGTATCGATGGGTAGCGCGCCATCGGTATAGGATTTTCGGGCGGCGGGAGACTTGCTGGATACCCAACGCAGAACATGCTGATCGGATTATGTGA
- a CDS encoding SDR family oxidoreductase: MMRVLVVGAGGFIGRHLTARLAGEGLQVVAAGRDPNALSRLLPGVEIVPCNLAHDGSGDWAQRLNGFDAVVNCAGIIGAGADYAGVHQRGAIALFDGARGADVGRVIQISALGADETGTTPYHRSKRAADDHLARLDADGTAMGWAILRPSLVLGRGGASSALFAALAALPVRPRLGGGHWQVQPIHVDDLVEIVVHLLRAPRALCARLDVVGPAAMSTDELTAVMGRWLGLEMGRTPVLPIPRWLLSFVTLAGIGPASPESLTMLAAGNTAPLAPLVEATGIMPRLLEQVLALHPSTSADLAMSRLAPMIPVMRWLLALVWLAGGLVSLGLAPAGSTDAMLERLGLAGTAAMVALWAGSLADIAVGLAILARWRGGALAGVMLMGGYTTILSAVAPELWADPFGPLVKNLAVLGLSLAVHALEMRRG, encoded by the coding sequence ATGATGCGCGTGCTTGTCGTCGGGGCAGGGGGCTTCATTGGGCGGCACTTGACGGCGCGGCTTGCAGGCGAAGGCCTGCAGGTCGTCGCTGCCGGGCGCGATCCCAATGCTCTGTCGCGCCTCCTGCCCGGCGTGGAGATCGTGCCCTGCAATCTCGCGCACGACGGGTCCGGTGATTGGGCACAGCGGCTCAACGGCTTTGATGCCGTGGTCAACTGCGCCGGTATCATCGGCGCCGGGGCCGATTACGCCGGGGTCCATCAGCGCGGCGCTATCGCCCTGTTCGACGGTGCGCGCGGGGCGGATGTCGGCCGGGTGATCCAGATATCCGCACTCGGCGCTGACGAGACCGGGACGACGCCCTACCATCGCAGCAAGCGCGCTGCCGACGATCACCTTGCCCGCCTCGACGCTGATGGAACGGCCATGGGCTGGGCGATTCTGCGGCCATCGCTGGTGCTGGGACGCGGCGGAGCGAGTTCTGCGTTATTCGCTGCGCTGGCGGCCTTGCCGGTGAGGCCGCGCCTGGGCGGCGGTCACTGGCAGGTGCAGCCGATCCATGTCGACGACCTGGTGGAGATCGTGGTGCACCTGCTCCGGGCACCGAGGGCTTTGTGCGCTCGTCTTGACGTCGTCGGTCCCGCAGCGATGTCCACGGACGAACTGACCGCCGTGATGGGGCGCTGGCTGGGGCTGGAGATGGGGCGGACGCCGGTACTGCCGATCCCGCGCTGGCTTCTGTCGTTCGTTACCCTTGCTGGCATTGGGCCTGCCTCGCCCGAGAGCCTGACTATGCTGGCGGCCGGGAATACCGCACCGCTTGCTCCGCTGGTCGAGGCGACGGGGATCATGCCCCGTCTGCTCGAACAGGTGCTGGCGCTGCATCCCTCGACCTCGGCTGATCTGGCGATGAGCCGGCTGGCGCCGATGATCCCCGTCATGCGATGGCTGCTGGCCTTGGTCTGGCTTGCCGGCGGGCTGGTCTCGCTGGGGCTGGCACCTGCCGGCAGCACCGATGCCATGCTGGAGCGGCTTGGGCTTGCGGGGACAGCGGCGATGGTCGCACTCTGGGCCGGTTCGCTGGCCGACATCGCCGTGGGCCTGGCAATTCTGGCAAGATGGCGCGGCGGCGCCCTTGCGGGGGTGATGCTGATGGGCGGCTACACGACGATCCTCAGCGCGGTCGCCCCCGAGCTCTGGGCGGACCCGTTCGGGCCGCTCGTCAAGAACCTGGCCGTTCTGGGCCTTTCCCTCGCCGTGCATGCATTGGAGATGCGCCGTGGATGA
- a CDS encoding UvrD-helicase domain-containing protein, with the protein MPLFDLPSGSVVAPAGCGKTQTIVDALAHHDGQPVLVLTHTNAGVTALRNRLARSGVPAERYRLATIDGWALKLITLYPGLAGHRNANGAIDYPSTQDAAIGILEGGAIAAILRATYSRVVVDEYQDCSARQHRLVRAIAAELPCHVLGDPLQCIFNFNGEHPDWEGDVLPHFPTVLELDVPHRWTNAGQQVLGQWILDARTELLRGGQIDFRHAPPSVRWLQLPDDVQERKRDRHAAVRAIRLGAGASLLVIGDSRPVQNRLDFARANAGVQVIEPVDMSDLISAATEIQDAAGIDRLNATLRFVSLVMAGVAQPLAQRVNALRRGEQDPPATVAEQACLRFFEEDSLSSVHAILDVLRVDEGLHVFRPHLLAVMLAALTRATGRGIDLRTAAIAEREAQRSKGRPLPRRGIGSTLLLKGLEAEHAVILNAGSMNATNLYVAMSRASTSLTVLSGQPLMPVRGTE; encoded by the coding sequence ATGCCTCTGTTCGATCTTCCTTCAGGCTCAGTCGTAGCGCCGGCCGGCTGCGGCAAAACGCAGACCATTGTCGATGCACTTGCACATCATGATGGACAGCCGGTCCTCGTCCTCACGCATACTAATGCTGGCGTCACCGCGCTGCGCAATCGACTTGCCCGCTCCGGCGTGCCAGCCGAACGCTACAGGCTCGCTACCATCGACGGATGGGCGCTAAAGCTGATTACGCTCTACCCGGGCCTCGCTGGTCATCGCAACGCCAATGGCGCAATCGACTACCCCTCCACGCAGGACGCGGCAATCGGGATCCTGGAGGGAGGGGCTATCGCAGCGATTCTTCGGGCAACGTATAGCCGGGTTGTCGTCGACGAGTATCAGGATTGCTCTGCCCGACAGCATCGCCTTGTACGTGCGATCGCTGCAGAACTCCCATGCCACGTCCTTGGCGATCCACTGCAATGCATCTTCAATTTCAACGGTGAGCATCCGGACTGGGAGGGCGATGTGCTGCCTCACTTCCCAACCGTCCTCGAGCTGGATGTGCCGCACCGGTGGACTAATGCCGGGCAACAGGTCCTCGGGCAGTGGATTCTCGACGCTCGAACCGAATTGCTGCGCGGCGGTCAGATCGATTTCAGGCACGCCCCGCCCTCGGTGCGGTGGCTTCAGCTCCCCGACGATGTGCAGGAACGAAAGCGAGATCGTCACGCAGCGGTACGCGCTATCCGACTAGGAGCCGGCGCTAGCCTCCTGGTCATCGGGGACTCGCGCCCAGTTCAGAACCGTCTCGACTTTGCACGCGCGAACGCGGGAGTGCAGGTGATCGAGCCGGTGGACATGTCAGACCTAATCTCGGCTGCAACTGAAATCCAGGATGCCGCCGGCATCGACCGACTCAACGCGACACTTCGTTTCGTATCTTTGGTCATGGCCGGCGTTGCCCAACCTCTGGCACAGCGGGTCAATGCCCTGAGGCGGGGGGAACAGGACCCACCCGCCACTGTCGCCGAACAGGCATGTCTGCGCTTCTTCGAAGAAGATAGCCTCTCGTCGGTTCATGCTATTCTGGATGTCCTTCGTGTGGATGAAGGACTGCATGTGTTTCGGCCGCATCTGCTGGCCGTGATGCTGGCAGCGCTGACGCGCGCAACGGGCCGTGGGATTGATTTGCGCACTGCGGCCATTGCTGAACGGGAGGCTCAGCGTTCCAAAGGACGCCCGCTCCCCCGGCGGGGCATTGGAAGTACGCTTTTGCTAAAGGGTCTCGAGGCAGAGCATGCGGTCATTCTCAATGCAGGCTCGATGAACGCTACCAACTTGTATGTTGCGATGAGCCGCGCCTCCACGTCATTGACCGTCTTGTCGGGCCAGCCGCTCATGCCCGTGAGGGGAACTGAGTAA
- a CDS encoding HEPN domain-containing protein — protein sequence MKHTQAYLVWRSHSQKMLDFAVLVTTAAPQLNHALQGHVQNSSTFLATNPAFRPSNEPYATERRALPEHQKVLGATLVLSIFSYFETYFFSVIDEIIAFHGGFEEYVPIIASQLRAADAKPAPAGLKFLQKLFKSSRADRYRKYSSAVSKEAFMWPSHRFMLFGFKQAVKQRKRWRSADIPDLMSDLLGMEISANDRDKFHGVRDSRNKIAHGKSLAFDLQKAIGISNFFLDLSRRVEDHVTSRFMIIEKYAH from the coding sequence ATGAAGCATACTCAGGCCTATCTCGTCTGGAGATCCCATTCTCAAAAGATGCTCGATTTTGCGGTTCTCGTGACGACGGCCGCGCCGCAACTCAATCACGCGCTTCAAGGTCACGTTCAAAATTCATCGACGTTTTTGGCAACCAATCCTGCGTTTAGACCGTCAAATGAGCCCTACGCAACTGAACGTCGAGCTCTTCCTGAACATCAAAAAGTTTTAGGCGCTACATTGGTTTTGTCCATTTTCTCCTATTTCGAGACCTATTTTTTTAGCGTAATTGACGAGATTATTGCCTTCCATGGAGGTTTCGAAGAATACGTGCCAATTATTGCGAGCCAATTGAGGGCGGCGGACGCAAAGCCAGCGCCAGCTGGCCTCAAGTTTCTGCAGAAACTCTTCAAATCTTCGCGTGCAGATCGATATCGGAAGTATAGTTCTGCCGTATCGAAAGAGGCGTTCATGTGGCCATCCCACCGGTTCATGCTCTTCGGGTTCAAGCAAGCGGTGAAGCAGCGCAAGCGGTGGCGCTCCGCTGACATCCCGGATCTAATGTCCGACTTGCTGGGTATGGAAATTTCGGCAAATGATCGCGATAAATTTCATGGTGTCAGAGATAGTAGAAATAAAATAGCTCATGGGAAGTCGCTTGCCTTCGACCTTCAGAAGGCAATCGGAATAAGTAATTTCTTCCTCGATCTCTCTCGAAGAGTTGAGGACCATGTGACTAGCCGTTTTATGATTATTGAAAAATATGCCCATTGA
- a CDS encoding adenylate/guanylate cyclase domain-containing protein: MKQVARNLAAVDKIRERSQVAAGRVVPSSGDLPLHAGRRIDATVMFLDISKFSSRPSWTDMEQENNLRVLSLFFSEMIRIVLDYGGTVEKNTGDGLMAYFTRNAASGVTSQQTAVAAALTMFSAATTIVNPLIQNAGLIPLDFRICLDHGPITIAQVGVARDFNGIVAIGTTANIASKMLAFADPNTILIGTKVYEGLPALWQSEYVTFKTAETGWFYTDNDVPYAVWLYHGRWNVPTA; encoded by the coding sequence ATGAAACAGGTGGCGCGGAATCTAGCGGCGGTGGACAAAATCCGCGAGCGCAGTCAGGTTGCGGCAGGGCGGGTTGTTCCATCCAGTGGCGACCTTCCGCTTCACGCAGGCCGCCGCATTGATGCCACAGTGATGTTCTTAGACATCAGCAAATTTTCGAGCCGCCCGTCTTGGACAGATATGGAGCAGGAGAACAATCTCCGCGTCCTGTCGTTGTTTTTCAGCGAGATGATCCGCATTGTTCTCGACTATGGCGGCACTGTGGAGAAGAACACGGGCGATGGCCTAATGGCCTATTTTACCCGCAACGCGGCAAGCGGCGTTACCTCACAGCAGACCGCCGTCGCCGCCGCCCTCACGATGTTCAGCGCGGCAACGACCATTGTAAATCCGCTTATCCAGAATGCGGGGCTTATCCCGCTCGATTTCAGAATTTGCCTCGATCATGGCCCGATCACCATCGCGCAAGTGGGTGTCGCCCGCGATTTCAACGGCATAGTTGCTATAGGGACGACGGCAAATATTGCGAGCAAGATGCTGGCTTTCGCTGATCCGAATACAATTTTGATCGGGACAAAAGTATACGAGGGTTTGCCCGCCCTCTGGCAATCTGAGTATGTTACTTTCAAGACGGCAGAGACGGGCTGGTTCTACACCGACAACGACGTGCCTTACGCCGTCTGGCTTTATCACGGACGATGGAACGTTCCGACAGCATGA
- a CDS encoding MucR family transcriptional regulator — protein MAENEKQSDIASLTVELLSAYLANNAVPSADLAGLIQSTRAALTQDAAPAAPEAEKPTFTPAVTARKSLASPDHIISLIDGKPYKALKRHLTRHGLTPETYRERYGLPASYPMVAPSFADMRRAIAEKIGLGNKKATDPATPADAVAGADAAEATDVAAPVAAKPKKQAAKTAAVKAAKAPARKAKATTKPTATSAETVTAPVAEVADSPVEPQVAEQAVETPGAPPTATKAPARGAAPKKQPTKRMARTPKSAAKSEAIAPVSEENLSAETADAPATAEKPKRRGKLGLFVKEAADTSAATETPAPAPGAAKTRWKRPAAKAK, from the coding sequence ATGGCCGAAAACGAAAAGCAGTCTGACATCGCCTCGCTCACTGTTGAACTGCTGAGTGCGTACCTTGCCAACAACGCGGTGCCGTCGGCGGATCTCGCAGGTCTTATCCAGTCCACGAGGGCTGCCCTGACGCAGGACGCAGCTCCGGCGGCGCCTGAAGCAGAAAAGCCTACTTTCACGCCGGCCGTAACGGCGCGCAAGAGCTTGGCGTCGCCGGATCACATCATCAGCTTGATCGACGGCAAGCCGTACAAGGCGCTCAAGCGTCACCTCACGCGGCACGGCCTGACCCCGGAAACCTACCGCGAGCGCTACGGCCTTCCGGCCAGCTATCCTATGGTCGCCCCGTCCTTCGCGGACATGCGCCGTGCGATCGCGGAAAAGATCGGGCTCGGGAACAAGAAGGCCACAGATCCAGCCACACCAGCAGATGCTGTAGCCGGCGCAGATGCTGCGGAAGCGACTGACGTTGCCGCACCCGTTGCCGCCAAGCCGAAGAAGCAGGCTGCCAAGACGGCTGCGGTAAAGGCCGCCAAGGCGCCAGCCCGCAAAGCGAAAGCGACCACGAAACCCACCGCCACTTCAGCGGAAACGGTGACGGCGCCAGTTGCAGAGGTCGCGGACAGCCCAGTTGAGCCGCAGGTCGCCGAGCAGGCCGTCGAAACTCCCGGCGCACCGCCGACCGCGACGAAGGCTCCGGCTCGCGGCGCAGCGCCAAAGAAGCAACCCACGAAGCGCATGGCGCGGACGCCGAAGTCTGCGGCAAAGTCCGAAGCGATTGCCCCGGTGTCGGAAGAAAACTTGTCCGCAGAAACCGCCGACGCCCCGGCTACCGCAGAAAAGCCGAAGCGCCGCGGCAAGTTGGGTCTGTTTGTGAAAGAGGCGGCTGACACAAGCGCTGCAACCGAGACCCCGGCCCCGGCGCCCGGCGCTGCCAAGACGCGGTGGAAGCGTCCCGCCGCGAAGGCCAAGTAA
- a CDS encoding DUF4166 domain-containing protein yields MNPPLFRRLLPGDMDALPPVLRAAHDADDRQHWEGLAHVTLSRNPIARLLCRMMKLPAQGHGVPVSVVFERLAHGERWRRIFAGRSYRSDLTVRDGLMVERMGLATNIFRVSYGGGQIMLDLVAFRFLGLSLPSWLRPRCRATEREQDGRYVFDVPVSLPLLGPIIHYTGSMERRDA; encoded by the coding sequence TTGAACCCGCCGCTGTTCCGACGCCTCCTGCCAGGCGACATGGATGCGTTGCCGCCGGTGCTTCGCGCCGCGCACGACGCCGATGATAGGCAACACTGGGAAGGGCTGGCGCATGTGACGCTCAGCCGCAATCCCATCGCCCGGCTGCTGTGCCGGATGATGAAATTGCCGGCCCAAGGGCACGGGGTTCCGGTTTCCGTCGTGTTCGAGCGACTGGCGCACGGCGAAAGATGGCGGCGTATTTTTGCCGGTCGCAGTTACCGCAGCGACCTTACCGTCAGGGACGGTTTGATGGTGGAAAGGATGGGCTTGGCCACCAATATCTTCCGGGTGTCGTACGGCGGCGGCCAGATAATGCTCGATCTGGTGGCCTTTCGTTTTCTGGGCCTGTCGCTCCCATCCTGGCTTCGCCCGCGCTGCCGTGCCACGGAACGGGAGCAGGATGGGCGATACGTTTTCGATGTTCCGGTCAGTCTGCCGCTGCTGGGGCCCATCATCCACTACACCGGCAGCATGGAGCGCCGCGATGCCTGA
- a CDS encoding ATP-dependent endonuclease, translated as MPLIRQLKIRRFRGIGRLEWAPGSGINGLIGPGDSGKSTVLDAVDMVLSARRSATFTDADFHGLDTTQEIQIEATIGDLPTSLLELDRYGMFHRGWDSDFGVSDEPEVGGEIVISVRLTVGADLDPKWTLYSERAEAEEALRDLPFAERVRLAPTRLGAFAGHHLAWGPRSVLNRIAEVRPAAGAALADAARQARAAFGDAAAAEVADTIDMVRDVAGQVGVVGAEEAEALLDAHGVSFGAGSIALHDGNGVPLRNLGLGSSRLLVAGLQALAGNTSPITLVDELEHGLEPFRIIRLLHQLGAKDAEPPRQVFVTTHSPVVVRELSAQQLWRAKREPAAPNLSLIKLGRNPADQGTLRTCADAFLAPSVLVCEGATEVGLIRGLDLYWTDQGERPMGSCGVAIADGTGSNMLQRALAFAQAGYRTALWHDSDKELDVGELLALHAAGVTRFFWDEPYTTEMQIFASIADDAVGPLVDLARDWNGEESVNAQIHARDADIDLAFDDPFGFTAQERAVLGAAATKGKWYKTVSYAETLGREVIGPHLAASGGRLTQTIGELRAWIMGAAGENEADDHGDVEI; from the coding sequence ATGCCACTGATTCGTCAGTTGAAGATCAGGCGTTTCCGGGGGATCGGCCGACTGGAGTGGGCACCTGGCAGTGGTATCAATGGACTGATTGGTCCCGGGGATTCCGGTAAGTCGACTGTGCTGGATGCCGTCGATATGGTGCTGTCGGCCAGACGGTCAGCGACGTTCACGGACGCCGATTTCCATGGGCTGGACACGACCCAGGAAATCCAAATCGAAGCCACGATCGGCGACCTGCCCACTTCGTTGCTGGAGCTTGACCGTTACGGGATGTTCCATCGGGGATGGGACAGCGACTTTGGTGTGTCCGATGAACCCGAGGTGGGCGGCGAGATTGTAATCTCAGTACGACTGACCGTGGGGGCAGACCTCGATCCCAAATGGACGCTCTACTCGGAGCGCGCTGAAGCCGAGGAAGCTCTACGCGATCTGCCCTTCGCAGAAAGGGTCCGACTGGCGCCTACGCGGCTTGGTGCGTTCGCCGGCCACCATCTTGCTTGGGGACCGCGTAGCGTTCTGAACCGCATCGCGGAAGTAAGGCCAGCCGCAGGCGCCGCGCTGGCGGATGCCGCCAGACAAGCTCGTGCAGCATTCGGCGATGCCGCTGCGGCCGAGGTGGCCGACACGATTGACATGGTCCGGGATGTCGCGGGCCAAGTGGGTGTTGTGGGCGCGGAAGAGGCCGAGGCTCTCCTTGACGCGCATGGTGTAAGTTTCGGTGCCGGTTCGATCGCTCTCCACGACGGAAACGGCGTGCCGTTACGCAACCTTGGCTTGGGCAGTTCACGTCTTCTCGTCGCAGGTCTACAAGCGTTGGCCGGCAACACGTCTCCAATCACGCTGGTCGATGAGCTCGAACATGGCCTTGAACCATTTCGGATCATCCGCCTGCTTCACCAGCTAGGCGCGAAGGATGCCGAACCTCCACGCCAAGTCTTCGTTACGACGCATTCTCCTGTTGTTGTGCGAGAGCTTTCAGCCCAGCAGCTGTGGCGAGCGAAGCGCGAACCGGCGGCACCGAACCTTTCTTTGATCAAGCTAGGTCGCAATCCAGCTGACCAAGGAACCCTTCGGACCTGCGCCGACGCATTTCTGGCACCTAGCGTCCTCGTGTGCGAAGGCGCGACCGAGGTTGGGCTCATCCGCGGTCTTGATCTGTATTGGACAGACCAGGGCGAAAGACCGATGGGAAGCTGCGGTGTGGCCATAGCCGATGGCACCGGTTCGAACATGCTCCAGCGAGCACTCGCTTTTGCGCAAGCTGGATACCGAACAGCCCTCTGGCACGATTCCGACAAGGAATTGGACGTAGGTGAATTGCTCGCACTTCACGCAGCCGGGGTGACGCGGTTCTTTTGGGACGAGCCCTACACCACCGAGATGCAAATTTTCGCATCGATTGCGGACGATGCCGTTGGTCCGCTGGTCGATCTGGCTCGTGACTGGAATGGAGAGGAGTCTGTCAACGCGCAGATCCATGCACGCGACGCCGATATCGACCTCGCCTTCGATGACCCATTCGGGTTCACCGCGCAGGAACGCGCGGTTCTCGGGGCCGCCGCCACCAAGGGGAAATGGTACAAGACGGTCAGTTATGCGGAAACGCTCGGCCGAGAGGTGATTGGACCGCATCTGGCAGCCAGTGGCGGCCGCCTGACTCAGACGATCGGGGAACTCCGTGCATGGATAATGGGCGCGGCTGGAGAAAATGAGGCAGACGATCACGGGGACGTGGAAATCTGA
- a CDS encoding DUF2269 domain-containing protein: MDEYLFLKLIHILSSTLLFGTGLGTAFHGWMANRTGSLAARRVVNRNVVLADWLFTTPAVIVQPVTGVWLAQIAGFPLSSGWLVAAMLLYVLVGACWVPVVFIQVEMRRIADRTPDGEALPPRYFRLSRWWFGLGWPAFTGVLIIYWLMVAKPEIAF, encoded by the coding sequence GTGGATGAATACCTGTTTCTCAAGCTGATCCATATCCTCAGTTCCACGCTGCTGTTCGGAACGGGGCTGGGCACGGCCTTTCACGGATGGATGGCGAACCGTACCGGATCGCTCGCCGCACGCCGCGTGGTGAACCGCAATGTCGTGCTTGCCGACTGGCTGTTCACCACGCCTGCCGTCATTGTCCAGCCGGTCACGGGCGTATGGCTGGCGCAGATCGCCGGCTTCCCGCTAAGCAGCGGTTGGCTGGTGGCAGCGATGCTGCTCTATGTGCTGGTCGGTGCCTGTTGGGTGCCGGTCGTGTTCATTCAGGTGGAGATGCGCCGGATCGCCGACAGGACGCCGGATGGAGAGGCATTGCCGCCGCGCTATTTCCGCCTGTCACGCTGGTGGTTCGGCCTTGGCTGGCCGGCTTTCACCGGCGTCCTCATCATCTACTGGCTGATGGTTGCCAAACCGGAGATCGCATTTTGA
- a CDS encoding Pycsar system effector family protein: MTDQNQSASAEHTPTLIVEEVRSAPSLAVPETGRGEIVPSSVSPLEDHHADFAGFQEEYVRNYISLADTKAAWTFTIASGVLVYLIGADKTKDALLAPELSWPYALLIASVLLLVVSAFFSFRVVAPRLASKSGEGIVFFGSVAAKDDAASYVSEVAAHDPAEITEARLKHCFDVSKVCDGKYASLKKAIWFGLPALAVTLAAVLLNT; the protein is encoded by the coding sequence ATGACCGACCAAAACCAATCTGCCAGCGCCGAACATACGCCCACGCTGATCGTGGAAGAGGTCCGAAGCGCACCATCGCTGGCTGTACCGGAAACAGGCCGCGGGGAAATCGTGCCATCTTCCGTATCCCCTCTAGAAGACCACCACGCGGATTTCGCGGGTTTTCAAGAAGAGTACGTCAGAAATTACATATCGCTGGCCGATACAAAAGCCGCGTGGACGTTCACAATCGCCTCCGGCGTTCTGGTGTACCTGATCGGAGCTGATAAAACCAAAGACGCGCTTTTGGCACCTGAGTTGTCATGGCCCTACGCTTTGCTTATCGCCTCTGTTCTTCTTCTCGTGGTTTCGGCATTCTTTTCTTTCCGCGTTGTCGCGCCAAGGCTGGCTTCGAAATCGGGTGAGGGGATTGTTTTCTTTGGATCGGTCGCCGCGAAGGACGACGCCGCAAGCTATGTCAGCGAAGTGGCTGCACACGATCCGGCAGAAATTACGGAAGCGCGTTTGAAACATTGCTTCGACGTATCCAAAGTCTGCGACGGAAAATATGCTTCTCTCAAGAAGGCAATCTGGTTCGGGCTTCCCGCGTTGGCGGTTACTTTGGCCGCCGTCCTTTTAAATACTTAA